A stretch of the Cytobacillus luteolus genome encodes the following:
- a CDS encoding stage VI sporulation protein F: MDNNLFKNIEQKTGVNMNDVMQLANSLQNANFKDEKTVRSIIKRVSQIANKPVNKQTEDKIVNSIVNGNQNLDFGTIAKMLNKK; encoded by the coding sequence ATGGATAATAATTTATTCAAGAATATTGAACAGAAAACTGGAGTTAATATGAATGACGTTATGCAGTTAGCTAATTCATTACAAAATGCAAATTTTAAGGATGAGAAAACAGTGCGTTCGATTATTAAGCGTGTTTCACAGATTGCCAATAAGCCTGTTAATAAACAGACTGAGGACAAAATTGTGAATTCGATTGTTAATGGTAATCAGAATTTAGATTTTGGTACGATTGCAAAGATGCTTAACAAGAAGTAA